TGCGCGGCGGTCATCCCGGCGATACCGCCGCCGATCACAGCGACTCTGGACATGCTTCCGCTCCGGTCAGTCTCGGCGGGAGTGCACGAACTCGACGAGCCTGGTCAGCACTTCGGGATCGGTGTCGGGCAGTACGCCGTGGCCGAGGTTGAAGATGTGCCCACCGGCCGACTCACCCTCGGCGAGTATCCGTTCCGTCTCGCCGCGCACGGACTCCCAGTCCGAGAACAGCACCGCCGGGTCGAGATTTCCCTGCAACACCGGGCGCGAGGGCTGCAACGGATCGATCCGCGACGCGGCCGTGTCCAACGGGACCCGCCAGTCGACCCCCGTCACGCTGGCGCCGGCCTCGTGCATCGCTCCGAGCAGTTCACCCGTCCCGACCCCGAAATGGATCCGCGGCACCTCGCCGCCGGTGTACTCCGCTATGCCCCGCAGGATCCGGCTGGTGTGCGGCTGCACGTAGGTGACGTAGTCACGGGGGGAAAGCGCGCCTGCCCAGGAATCGAACAGCTGGATCGCGTCGACTCCGGCGTCGACCTGCACCCGAAGGAATTTCAGCGTGGTCTCGGCGAGCTTGCCGAGCAGCGCGTGCCAGGTTTCCGGGTCGGAGTGCATGAGCGCCTTGGTGCGTTCGTGGTTGCGACTCGGACCGCCCTCGACGAGGTAGGACGCCAGTGTGAACGGGGCCCCCGCGAACCCGATGAGCGGTGTGCTCCCCAGCTCGCCGAGCAACAGCCGGATCGCCTCGGAAACCCCTTCGACGTGTTCGGTCTCCAGCTCGGGCAGGGCAGCCACGTCGGCGGCACCGCGCACCGGCTGATTGACCACCGGCCCGGTGCCGGAGACGATGTCCAGCCCCACTCCGGCGGCGTAGAGCGGAAGCACGATGTCGCTGAACAGGATCGCGGCGTCCACACCGTGCCTGCGGACGGGTTGCATCGTGATCTCACAGACCAGTTCGGGCGTGAGACAGGCCCGCAGCATGGGAACGCCTTCCCGGACCCGGCGGTACTCCGGCAGCGAACGCCCCGCCTGGCGCATGAACCACACGGGGGTGTGTTCGGGAGTTCCGCCGTTCGCGGCCACCAGCAACGGGGCATCGTCGAGCCCGCGTCGGTTGGAGACGTGCGTGGGATGGGTCATCGGAATCCTCCGCCGATTCGAAGGGGTCAGGGGCGCCGTAGGGCCGACTCCGGGCCCCGGCCGCCGACGTGACGAACTGTCGCGGAGCCGGAAGGACCACGTCCGGACAAGCGCAATGGAGCTCCTCGGAAGTCCTCGCGGAACGGCTTGAGCGGGTGGCCGGGTAACGGCACGCCAACCGACGTCTCGGGCACGCCGGAGCCCCTACACCCGGGTGGTCGGATCCGCCTGGGACGGATCCGACCACATGTTCGCACGCCGTGTGAGGAAGCCGAGCGTCCGGTCCACTGTCCGTGATCTCCGGCGTGGCGTCGCCACGTGGTTGCGAACAGGTCATACAGTCACCTGCTGTGACCGAGATGTCGGCTGTTCCCATGGTTTTTCGGGACGCGGTGGCAACACTGCAGGCCCCACCTCCCCGCAGGGAGATAGAGCTCAGCGAGATACGCCCACCGAAACGGCTCGCTCCGTGGACCTACGCGCTGGCGGCCGAGACGAGCGGTCCCGAGGGCACGGCCGTCACGGCCCGACTCGTACTGCTGCACGACCCGGAGGGACAGCCCTCGTGGGAAGGTGTGCTGCGGTTGGTCCTATACCTGCGGGCCGACGTGGGAAGCGAACTGGCCGGTGACCCCGGGTTGGCCGAGCTCGGTTGGTCGTGGCTGACGGGAGCGCTGCACTCGTGCCGCGCCAACCACACGGCGCTGGGTGGAACGGTTACCGCGACCTGCTCGGCCAGGTTCGGTGACATAGCGGAACCGGCGCGCGAGCACGAACTGGAGCTGCGGGGTTCCTGGACTCCTTCGGACAGCGAACTGACCGCGCACGCACGCGCGTTCCAGGAAGTGATCGGTACCGCGGCCGGGCTGCCGCCGGTCGGCGTGAGCGTGTTGGGCAACCGGACGGCGGAGCGTCGCAGGCACGGCTGACCCCTCGGCGAGTGAATCGCTGCCGCCGGGGCCTGTCGGCTGAGGGCCGCCGAACGGGATCTGCCCAACGGGATCTGCCGGACGGGCTCCCATCGAGTGAGCTCCGGAGACCTCGGCAGGGCGTCCGTCGGGACGAGTGGCCGTCGTGGCGGCCGGGGACGCGGAACGACGGGGTGGCCGTCTCGCACCCTTCCGATGTCGTCGGAGACGCGAAGATCGAAAGATCTGTATCGAATCACTACGTTTCGGCGTTAACACTGTTTTTTAATATCACCCGAAAGAAGTAGGCAGCGTCACATCGAGAGCA
This portion of the Actinopolyspora lacussalsi genome encodes:
- a CDS encoding uroporphyrinogen decarboxylase (product_source=KO:K01599; cath_funfam=3.20.20.210; cog=COG0407; ko=KO:K01599; pfam=PF01208; superfamily=51726; tigrfam=TIGR01464); protein product: MTHPTHVSNRRGLDDAPLLVAANGGTPEHTPVWFMRQAGRSLPEYRRVREGVPMLRACLTPELVCEITMQPVRRHGVDAAILFSDIVLPLYAAGVGLDIVSGTGPVVNQPVRGAADVAALPELETEHVEGVSEAIRLLLGELGSTPLIGFAGAPFTLASYLVEGGPSRNHERTKALMHSDPETWHALLGKLAETTLKFLRVQVDAGVDAIQLFDSWAGALSPRDYVTYVQPHTSRILRGIAEYTGGEVPRIHFGVGTGELLGAMHEAGASVTGVDWRVPLDTAASRIDPLQPSRPVLQGNLDPAVLFSDWESVRGETERILAEGESAGGHIFNLGHGVLPDTDPEVLTRLVEFVHSRRD
- a CDS encoding hypothetical protein (product_source=Hypo-rule applied; pfam=PF11452); translated protein: MTEMSAVPMVFRDAVATLQAPPPRREIELSEIRPPKRLAPWTYALAAETSGPEGTAVTARLVLLHDPEGQPSWEGVLRLVLYLRADVGSELAGDPGLAELGWSWLTGALHSCRANHTALGGTVTATCSARFGDIAEPAREHELELRGSWTPSDSELTAHARAFQEVIGTAAGLPPVGVSVLGNRTAERRRHG